The Microbulbifer hydrolyticus genome has a segment encoding these proteins:
- a CDS encoding glutamine synthetase family protein → MDESTELPPSSAASNPLSSPDSISRSSVPSPREVSTVADAKCIVEARGLSHIKVGLFDNDGVMRGKYMSREKFFSALDNGFAFCDVVLGWDVQDQLYDNAHYTGWHTGYPDAPVRILPQTCREVPFEDGMLLFLAEFAGAAEAVCPRALLRRVIERCEKAGFAPFAALEYEFFLFDETPDSARAKGYRDLKPFTPGWFGYSVIRNSVHADLYHEILALAERMDFPIEGLHTETGPGVLEAAITVDNAAAAADKAALFKTFIKVLAERRGLMATFMAKWSNEYPGQSGHIHLSLRNKADNRSAFYAEGQPHSMSAVQRQFLAGQQRLMPELLCMMAPSINSYRRLIPGFWAPTDATWGVENRTAALRVIPGSDKSQRQEYRLGAADANPYLALAVALGSGLYGVEQGWEPGKPVEGNAYAEQHPPELALPRTLWDAAQNLKRSEAARDLFGDAFVEHFAASREWEEREFRRHISDWELQRYFEII, encoded by the coding sequence ATGGACGAATCCACCGAGCTGCCACCCTCGTCGGCGGCGTCGAACCCCCTGTCATCCCCGGACTCAATTAGCCGCAGTTCTGTCCCCAGCCCTCGTGAGGTCAGTACCGTCGCTGATGCCAAGTGCATTGTTGAGGCCCGCGGGCTCAGCCATATCAAAGTGGGCCTGTTCGATAACGACGGGGTGATGCGCGGCAAGTACATGAGCCGAGAGAAGTTTTTTTCGGCCCTGGACAATGGCTTTGCCTTCTGTGATGTGGTGTTGGGCTGGGATGTTCAGGACCAGCTGTATGACAACGCACACTATACCGGCTGGCACACCGGCTACCCGGATGCGCCGGTGCGCATTCTTCCCCAGACCTGTCGTGAAGTGCCGTTCGAGGACGGGATGCTGTTGTTCCTGGCAGAGTTTGCTGGGGCGGCAGAGGCGGTTTGTCCCCGGGCGCTTCTGCGGCGAGTGATTGAGCGCTGTGAAAAGGCCGGCTTCGCGCCGTTTGCCGCGCTGGAATATGAATTTTTCCTGTTTGATGAAACCCCGGATTCGGCTCGTGCCAAGGGCTACCGGGACCTGAAACCATTTACACCTGGCTGGTTTGGTTATTCGGTGATTCGCAATTCAGTGCATGCGGATCTTTACCATGAAATTCTCGCGTTGGCTGAGCGCATGGATTTCCCCATCGAGGGTCTGCATACGGAAACCGGCCCTGGTGTGCTGGAAGCGGCCATCACGGTGGATAACGCAGCGGCGGCTGCAGACAAAGCGGCGCTGTTCAAAACGTTTATCAAGGTGCTGGCGGAGCGCCGTGGGCTGATGGCGACATTCATGGCCAAATGGTCGAATGAATATCCCGGTCAGAGCGGGCATATCCACCTGTCACTGCGCAACAAGGCCGACAACCGGTCCGCGTTTTACGCCGAGGGGCAGCCCCACTCCATGAGCGCCGTGCAACGGCAGTTTCTTGCCGGGCAGCAGAGGCTGATGCCGGAACTGCTTTGTATGATGGCGCCGAGTATCAACAGTTACCGCCGCCTGATTCCTGGCTTCTGGGCGCCTACCGATGCTACCTGGGGCGTCGAGAATCGCACGGCGGCCCTGCGAGTGATTCCTGGAAGCGACAAGTCCCAGCGTCAGGAGTATCGCCTGGGGGCTGCGGATGCCAACCCCTACCTGGCTCTCGCGGTGGCGCTTGGTTCCGGGCTATACGGTGTGGAGCAGGGCTGGGAGCCGGGCAAGCCGGTAGAGGGCAATGCCTACGCGGAACAGCATCCCCCAGAACTGGCACTGCCGCGCACCCTTTGGGATGCGGCACAAAACCTGAAGCGTTCCGAAGCCGCGCGGGACCTGTTCGGCGATGCCTTTGTCGAGCATTTTGCCGCGAGCCGGGAGTGGGAAGAGCGTGAATTCCGCCGCCATATCAGCGACTGGGAACTGCAGCGTTACTTCGAAATTATCTAG
- a CDS encoding DNA-3-methyladenine glycosylase I, with amino-acid sequence MPNTINGPDGKPRCGWCAAAPEFFEYHDREWGFPVSDDRRLFEKLCLESFQSGLSWRTILAKRENFRKAFWNFDFNKVARFTEKDVERLLQDEGIVRHRGKIEAVINNAERAKELVAEKGSIAAYVWQFEPAADEQLVPQSVSSSELSTALSKDLKKRGWKFVGPTTVYAFMQAMGLINDHLEACKSRKEVERARKAFKRPN; translated from the coding sequence ATGCCCAACACTATCAATGGGCCCGATGGAAAACCCCGTTGCGGGTGGTGCGCCGCCGCGCCAGAATTTTTTGAATATCACGACCGCGAGTGGGGCTTTCCAGTAAGCGACGACCGCCGCCTGTTTGAAAAGCTGTGCTTGGAAAGCTTTCAGTCCGGGCTGAGCTGGCGGACAATTCTGGCGAAGCGTGAAAACTTTCGCAAAGCGTTCTGGAATTTTGATTTCAATAAAGTAGCGCGCTTTACCGAGAAAGACGTTGAACGCCTTTTGCAGGACGAAGGCATCGTACGGCACCGCGGCAAGATCGAGGCGGTAATCAATAACGCCGAGCGTGCGAAAGAGCTGGTCGCGGAGAAGGGATCGATCGCTGCCTACGTCTGGCAGTTCGAGCCTGCAGCTGATGAACAGCTGGTACCACAGAGCGTCTCTAGCTCAGAACTCTCCACAGCCCTGTCGAAGGACCTGAAGAAGCGCGGCTGGAAATTTGTTGGCCCCACCACCGTTTATGCCTTCATGCAGGCCATGGGACTGATCAATGACCACCTGGAAGCATGTAAATCCCGCAAAGAAGTGGAACGCGCGCGCAAAGCATTCAAGCGCCCGAACTGA
- the cysE gene encoding serine O-acetyltransferase, producing MGSNTGSEIINVSELNNRDIWTSMRAEATAAAAGEPVLASYFHNTVLRHRSLDRALAYQLASVLDHTALTATALQEVIASALADEPEISRCMQADICAWYDRDPACDQYLMPFLYFKGFHALQSHRIAHWLWKKGRHTLALYFQSRVSEQFAVDIHPAARFGCGIMIDHATGLVVGETSVVEDDVSILHSVTLGGSGSGGGDRHPKIGRGVMIGAGAKILGPVDIGEGVKIAAGSLVLRDVPEHSTVAGVPARVVGGKCEGAPAYTMDQTLDSED from the coding sequence ATGGGATCGAACACGGGAAGTGAAATCATCAACGTCAGTGAATTGAACAATCGGGATATCTGGACTTCCATGCGTGCGGAAGCGACCGCAGCGGCTGCCGGAGAGCCGGTACTGGCAAGCTATTTCCACAACACGGTGCTGCGCCACCGCAGCCTGGACCGCGCGCTGGCCTACCAGTTGGCTTCGGTGCTGGATCATACGGCGCTCACCGCGACTGCATTGCAGGAAGTTATCGCGTCGGCGCTGGCGGATGAACCGGAGATCTCCCGCTGTATGCAAGCGGACATCTGTGCCTGGTACGATCGCGACCCGGCGTGTGATCAGTACCTGATGCCATTTCTCTATTTCAAGGGATTTCACGCCCTGCAGTCTCACCGCATTGCACACTGGTTGTGGAAAAAGGGGCGTCACACCCTGGCGCTGTATTTCCAGAGCCGGGTATCGGAACAATTTGCGGTAGACATCCACCCCGCGGCCCGCTTTGGTTGCGGCATCATGATTGACCACGCCACTGGCCTGGTGGTGGGCGAGACGAGCGTGGTTGAAGACGACGTATCGATCTTGCACTCGGTCACCCTGGGTGGGAGTGGTAGTGGCGGCGGAGACCGCCACCCGAAAATTGGTCGAGGTGTGATGATCGGCGCTGGTGCCAAAATACTGGGCCCGGTCGATATTGGAGAGGGCGTGAAAATTGCCGCTGGTAGCCTGGTGCTTCGGGATGTACCTGAGCACTCAACCGTAGCCGGTGTGCCGGCACGGGTCGTTGGTGGTAAATGTGAGGGCGCTCCGGCCTACACCATGGACCAGACACTGGATTCCGAGGACTGA
- a CDS encoding aldehyde dehydrogenase family protein, with product MQKLQCLSPIDGSVYVERPLATGYEIQNALSSAQGAQQGWSRVPVAERVALVRAAVNGLQQKKAELAEEICWQMGRPIAYAAGEIDGLAERALYMAELAEREDGPLSDIYPAEIPGFKRFIRREPLGTAFVIAPWNYPYLTAINAIVPALLAGNSVLLKHSAQTPLCAERLVEAFAEVGLPEGVFQYLHLGHRDAEQIIINSGVQHVAFTGSVAGGAAVEAAAAGRFLSVGLELGGKDPAYVRADADLDHAVASTVDGAFFNSGQSCCGIERIYVHESLFDTFVKRASALIREYRLGRPDDPATTLGPLVRASSADFVRDQIDEAVQQGAMAHIDGGDFSLDRRGSAYMAPQLLTNVHHDMRVMSEESFGPVVGVMPVADDAEAVTLMNDSEYGLTAVIHSADAEAALALGEQLQTGTVFLNRCDYLDPSLAWTGVKKSGRGCTLSGIGFEHLTRPKSFHFKLQC from the coding sequence ATGCAAAAACTCCAGTGCCTATCCCCCATTGACGGCAGCGTTTACGTGGAGCGTCCGCTGGCCACCGGTTATGAAATACAGAATGCCCTGAGCAGCGCCCAGGGGGCGCAGCAGGGTTGGAGCAGGGTGCCCGTAGCAGAGCGGGTGGCGCTGGTGCGCGCGGCGGTAAATGGTCTGCAGCAGAAAAAGGCTGAATTGGCCGAGGAAATCTGCTGGCAGATGGGGCGTCCCATCGCCTACGCGGCGGGTGAGATTGATGGCCTGGCAGAGCGCGCCCTGTATATGGCGGAGCTGGCGGAGCGAGAAGATGGCCCTCTCAGCGATATTTATCCGGCGGAAATCCCCGGTTTCAAACGCTTCATCCGTCGCGAGCCACTGGGCACGGCTTTTGTCATCGCCCCGTGGAATTACCCCTACCTCACCGCGATCAACGCGATAGTGCCCGCATTGCTGGCCGGCAACAGTGTGCTGCTGAAGCACTCGGCGCAAACCCCACTGTGTGCCGAGCGCCTGGTGGAAGCTTTTGCCGAAGTGGGGCTGCCCGAGGGCGTTTTCCAGTACCTGCACCTCGGGCACCGGGACGCGGAGCAGATCATCATCAACAGTGGTGTGCAGCACGTTGCATTTACCGGCTCTGTGGCCGGGGGGGCGGCGGTTGAGGCGGCCGCTGCGGGGCGTTTCCTTTCGGTGGGGCTGGAGCTCGGGGGCAAGGATCCGGCCTATGTGCGTGCGGATGCGGATCTCGACCATGCGGTGGCTTCCACCGTCGATGGGGCCTTTTTTAATTCCGGCCAGTCCTGTTGTGGTATAGAGCGTATCTATGTGCACGAATCACTGTTTGACACATTCGTAAAGCGGGCGTCGGCATTGATTCGTGAATACCGCCTCGGCCGTCCGGATGACCCGGCGACGACACTTGGCCCACTTGTGCGTGCAAGCTCAGCGGATTTTGTACGGGACCAGATCGATGAGGCCGTGCAGCAGGGGGCAATGGCCCATATTGACGGCGGTGACTTCTCTCTGGATCGGCGTGGCAGTGCCTATATGGCACCGCAGCTGCTTACCAATGTGCACCATGACATGCGTGTGATGAGCGAGGAATCCTTTGGCCCGGTGGTGGGGGTGATGCCGGTGGCGGACGATGCAGAGGCCGTTACGCTGATGAACGACAGTGAATACGGCCTGACCGCCGTGATTCATTCCGCCGACGCGGAAGCCGCGCTGGCACTCGGAGAGCAGCTGCAAACCGGCACGGTGTTTCTGAACCGCTGCGATTATCTGGATCCATCACTGGCCTGGACAGGGGTGAAAAAATCCGGCCGTGGTTGCACGCTGTCCGGCATCGGTTTTGAACATCTCACGCGGCCAAAATCTTTCCATTTCAAATTGCAGTGCTGA
- a CDS encoding TfoX/Sxy family protein — translation MHPSQSELLQLKNLGLASVNILHSIGIRTLEDLNRVGPVEAFASIRRRGINVSRVLLYALQGAILDVHWNDLDPDLKASLVSEAEQLISRKDSA, via the coding sequence ATGCACCCAAGTCAATCAGAGTTGTTACAACTGAAAAACCTGGGACTCGCCTCCGTCAATATTCTTCATTCTATTGGCATCCGTACCCTGGAAGACCTGAACCGTGTCGGCCCCGTCGAGGCATTCGCCAGCATTCGCCGCCGCGGCATCAACGTATCCCGCGTTCTCCTCTACGCCTTGCAAGGCGCCATTCTCGACGTCCACTGGAACGATCTGGATCCAGACCTGAAGGCTTCCCTGGTAAGCGAGGCAGAACAGCTTATCTCCCGCAAAGACAGCGCCTGA
- the htpX gene encoding protease HtpX: MLRIGLFLLTNLAVMVLVGIIFNLFGIQGILDANGVNLNLPGLLLMCAIFGIGGALISLLLSKTIARRSTGTQVIDQPQTADERWLVETVRELSQKAGIGMPDVGIFPMPQANAFATGWNRNNALVAVSAGLLQRFNRDEARAVIGHEIGHVANGDMITLALIQGVVNTFVMFFARLVGFFVDRVLLRNEQGLGIGYYITSILMDMVFGVFAMMVVAWFSRRREYRADAAGAHLASPGAMIAALARIKSESEAGREQPLPANMKAFGIYGNSMAALLASHPPLEDRILALQNSAR; this comes from the coding sequence ATGTTGCGAATAGGGCTTTTTTTACTCACCAACCTGGCGGTGATGGTGCTGGTCGGCATCATTTTCAACCTGTTTGGGATTCAAGGCATTCTCGACGCCAATGGCGTCAATCTGAACCTGCCCGGCCTGCTGTTGATGTGTGCCATCTTCGGTATCGGCGGCGCGCTGATTTCACTGCTGCTGTCGAAAACCATCGCACGGAGGTCTACCGGGACCCAGGTGATCGACCAGCCCCAGACCGCAGACGAACGCTGGCTGGTGGAGACCGTTCGCGAGCTGTCTCAAAAGGCCGGCATCGGCATGCCGGATGTGGGTATCTTCCCGATGCCCCAGGCCAACGCCTTCGCCACCGGCTGGAACCGAAACAACGCGCTGGTGGCGGTGAGCGCCGGATTGCTGCAACGCTTCAACCGCGACGAGGCCCGCGCGGTGATCGGGCATGAAATCGGCCACGTCGCCAACGGCGACATGATTACCCTCGCGCTGATCCAGGGTGTGGTAAACACCTTCGTGATGTTCTTTGCGCGGCTGGTGGGCTTCTTTGTGGACAGAGTGCTGCTGCGCAATGAACAGGGGCTCGGTATCGGCTACTACATTACATCCATCCTCATGGATATGGTGTTCGGTGTGTTCGCAATGATGGTGGTGGCCTGGTTCAGCCGTCGCCGTGAGTACCGCGCCGATGCCGCTGGCGCGCACCTGGCAAGCCCGGGCGCCATGATTGCCGCGCTGGCGCGTATCAAGTCTGAGTCCGAGGCGGGACGCGAACAGCCGCTGCCGGCGAATATGAAGGCCTTTGGCATCTACGGCAACAGCATGGCCGCCCTTCTCGCCAGCCACCCCCCTCTTGAGGATCGGATCCTGGCACTGCAAAATTCTGCCCGTTAA
- a CDS encoding M15 family metallopeptidase — MHQLLKNILFGLTDAHVILEPVSGQLMHPEALTAFSQLRRDAREAGFDPKVVSGFRDFERQRTIWNAKAGGQRPVFDSAGRTLDVARMSPEEIVFAILRWSALPGGSRHHWGTDFDVIDAAAVAQDYRVQLTPEEVADDGVFGPFHCWLDEKIATGRSYGLFRPYAEDRGGVAPERWHLSYAPRAKEFQQALCPDLLREQLQLCQAGGELALADTVCSEMGVIYPRFVEVPEAAYPANLGDRL; from the coding sequence ATGCATCAACTTCTGAAGAACATTCTATTTGGGCTGACGGATGCGCATGTCATCCTCGAGCCGGTTTCCGGGCAGCTGATGCACCCAGAGGCCCTTACCGCATTCAGTCAATTACGCCGGGACGCGAGGGAGGCGGGTTTCGATCCGAAAGTGGTATCCGGCTTTCGGGATTTTGAACGCCAGCGCACGATCTGGAACGCCAAGGCCGGAGGGCAGCGCCCGGTATTCGATAGCGCGGGCCGCACACTGGATGTGGCGCGCATGTCGCCAGAGGAAATTGTATTCGCTATATTGCGCTGGTCGGCGTTGCCGGGTGGCTCTCGCCACCACTGGGGCACAGACTTTGATGTTATCGATGCCGCCGCCGTTGCGCAGGATTACCGGGTGCAGCTGACGCCGGAAGAAGTGGCAGATGATGGGGTGTTTGGCCCGTTTCACTGCTGGCTGGACGAAAAGATTGCCACGGGCAGAAGTTATGGGCTCTTTCGCCCCTACGCCGAGGATCGAGGTGGCGTGGCCCCGGAGCGCTGGCACTTGAGTTACGCGCCGCGCGCAAAAGAGTTCCAGCAGGCGCTTTGCCCCGATTTGCTGCGGGAGCAATTACAGTTGTGTCAGGCGGGCGGCGAACTGGCCCTTGCGGACACCGTATGCAGCGAGATGGGGGTCATTTATCCCCGCTTCGTTGAGGTGCCGGAAGCGGCTTACCCGGCCAATTTGGGGGATCGGCTCTGA
- a CDS encoding S1C family serine protease produces the protein MYLTKPFFRAALTLLLLCPAFSALADARVPQFATDDETNTMQVFTFASPSVVYVTNETVVRDRWTLRLHTVPKGAGSGFIWDDLGHVVTNFHVIEKARKITITLQDRSEWPAELVGSAPEKDLAVLKISAPPELLKPLKPGQSAGLSVGRKVLAIGNPFGLDTTLTTGVVSALGREIEAAGNRTIRNVIQTDAAINPGNSGGPLLDSSGRLIGVNTAIYSPSGASVGIGFAIPVDTVKKIVPELIAHGRLVRPILGIESAPDQWASQYDFKGVAVLRTAPGLPAERAGLRGVYRSNRGGWQLGDVIVGIDGLPISNYDDLMNVLENRRPGDKVQVDYLRDGEAYQTSLVLAAP, from the coding sequence ATGTATTTGACCAAACCCTTTTTCCGAGCCGCCCTCACCCTTCTACTTCTCTGCCCGGCCTTCAGCGCCCTTGCAGACGCCCGCGTTCCCCAGTTCGCTACCGATGACGAAACCAACACCATGCAGGTGTTCACTTTCGCCAGTCCCTCGGTGGTCTATGTGACCAATGAAACCGTGGTGCGGGACCGCTGGACCCTGAGACTGCACACGGTGCCCAAAGGCGCCGGCAGCGGCTTTATCTGGGATGACCTGGGCCATGTGGTCACCAATTTCCACGTCATCGAGAAGGCGCGCAAGATCACCATTACCCTGCAGGATCGCAGCGAGTGGCCGGCGGAACTGGTCGGTTCGGCGCCGGAAAAAGACCTCGCAGTTCTGAAGATCAGCGCTCCACCGGAACTGCTGAAACCGCTGAAACCGGGGCAGTCCGCAGGGCTTTCCGTGGGACGGAAGGTGCTGGCCATCGGCAACCCCTTCGGCCTCGACACCACGCTGACTACGGGCGTGGTCAGTGCCCTCGGCCGGGAGATCGAGGCTGCGGGCAATCGCACAATTCGCAATGTGATCCAGACCGATGCGGCGATCAACCCGGGAAATTCCGGCGGCCCTCTGCTCGACTCCAGCGGTCGCCTGATCGGGGTGAATACGGCGATCTATAGCCCAAGTGGTGCGAGCGTGGGCATAGGCTTTGCGATACCAGTAGATACCGTGAAAAAAATCGTGCCGGAGCTGATTGCCCATGGGCGCCTGGTGCGGCCAATCCTGGGCATCGAGTCGGCGCCGGACCAGTGGGCGAGCCAGTACGACTTCAAGGGTGTGGCGGTACTGCGCACGGCGCCCGGACTTCCCGCCGAGCGCGCCGGGTTGCGCGGCGTGTACCGCAGCAACCGCGGCGGCTGGCAACTGGGGGATGTGATCGTCGGCATCGACGGCCTGCCGATCAGCAATTACGACGACCTGATGAATGTGCTGGAAAACCGGCGCCCGGGAGACAAGGTACAGGTCGATTACCTGCGCGATGGTGAGGCATACCAAACCTCTCTGGTTCTGGCCGCGCCCTGA
- a CDS encoding GNAT family N-acetyltransferase: MQNPKRDINMQLQAKLLSSPHELPAVAAVLLQLRPKYTLESLLAQIEKQQVQGYQLAYVREGEGNQVLCVAGFVISEKLAWGKHIYVDDLVTDSAHRSAGAGRVLIDWLKQHGKSLGCDQLHLDSGVQRFAAHRFYLREGFDITSHHFALGEL; encoded by the coding sequence TTGCAAAACCCAAAACGCGACATCAATATGCAGCTGCAAGCCAAACTACTCTCTTCGCCCCATGAGCTTCCCGCCGTAGCCGCAGTGTTGCTGCAGCTTCGCCCCAAATATACGCTGGAGTCGCTACTCGCACAGATCGAAAAACAGCAGGTACAGGGCTATCAGCTGGCTTACGTTCGTGAAGGGGAAGGAAACCAGGTGTTATGCGTGGCGGGCTTTGTAATCAGTGAAAAACTCGCCTGGGGCAAGCATATCTATGTCGACGATCTGGTTACCGACAGCGCCCACCGCTCTGCCGGGGCCGGCAGAGTACTGATCGACTGGTTGAAACAGCACGGAAAATCCCTTGGCTGCGACCAGTTACATCTCGACTCGGGCGTACAACGATTCGCTGCACACCGGTTTTATTTACGCGAGGGTTTCGATATCACCAGCCATCACTTTGCACTCGGAGAACTCTGA
- a CDS encoding acyltransferase family protein produces MERRLYHLDFLRAFALFIGVFYRSAHADAGAGDYDFVRDASGAFRMACFFLISGYFSVALIERKGTLPFLKGRLVMLTVPALVCVILLAPFTAEWMASYYSEVNTGKDFKMFWMYHAWFLFSLLAYTLVLTYTVRFSKASVGWLTKFMPENSARIVLFAAVVVVCALSYKVILPSFMWDIPYIHLVGLFILISVQHFPYFLLGVFMFLWRDVYEKFNSGYITWGLVALVCIAGSVVLSLVEDYYRGAGVELHFIEFFAIIYEYLLAILLSIFLCAFGARFLDKDFWIVRAMAQSAYTVYVVHFVIVAFLLFVLQRIGMPMDARMLLSAVGACLGGMLFHFAVVKRFKLTSLLFNGKLNYGSGAAGTNRAGSSIKV; encoded by the coding sequence ATGGAACGTCGCTTATACCACCTGGATTTTCTCAGGGCTTTTGCACTCTTTATCGGGGTTTTTTATCGTTCAGCACATGCAGACGCAGGTGCAGGCGATTACGATTTTGTAAGAGATGCATCCGGTGCGTTCAGAATGGCCTGTTTTTTTCTTATATCGGGCTATTTTTCTGTGGCATTGATTGAGCGTAAGGGAACGCTTCCTTTCCTGAAGGGGCGGCTGGTAATGCTGACGGTTCCCGCTCTGGTATGCGTCATACTGTTGGCCCCGTTTACTGCCGAGTGGATGGCATCATATTACAGTGAAGTGAATACGGGTAAAGACTTCAAGATGTTCTGGATGTACCACGCCTGGTTTTTGTTTTCCCTGCTGGCGTACACGCTGGTGTTGACTTATACCGTACGTTTTTCGAAAGCATCTGTGGGCTGGCTGACAAAATTTATGCCGGAGAATTCCGCCCGAATTGTGCTGTTTGCTGCGGTTGTAGTTGTATGTGCACTTTCGTACAAAGTAATTCTCCCGAGCTTCATGTGGGATATCCCCTATATCCACCTGGTTGGCCTATTCATTTTGATTTCAGTTCAGCATTTTCCGTACTTCCTTTTGGGCGTATTTATGTTCCTTTGGCGGGATGTTTACGAGAAATTTAACAGCGGGTATATCACCTGGGGTCTTGTGGCGCTGGTTTGTATCGCCGGGTCGGTGGTGCTGAGTCTTGTCGAGGATTATTACCGGGGTGCTGGTGTGGAACTGCACTTCATCGAGTTTTTTGCAATCATCTACGAGTACCTGCTCGCTATCCTGTTATCTATTTTCCTCTGCGCATTCGGGGCGCGCTTCCTGGATAAGGATTTTTGGATTGTCAGAGCAATGGCTCAGTCCGCATACACGGTATATGTCGTGCACTTTGTCATAGTGGCTTTCCTGTTGTTTGTTCTCCAAAGAATAGGTATGCCGATGGATGCCAGGATGTTGCTGTCAGCGGTAGGTGCTTGTCTGGGAGGAATGCTATTTCACTTTGCCGTCGTGAAGAGGTTCAAACTGACGTCTTTGCTGTTTAACGGCAAGTTGAACTACGGTTCCGGCGCGGCGGGTACTAACCGGGCGGGTAGTTCTATCAAGGTGTGA
- the ppa gene encoding inorganic diphosphatase — MSFDKVSPGKELPNDINVIIEIPANHDPIKYEVDKDADAVFVDRFVATPMFYPANYGYVPQTLSEDGDPLDVLVVAPYPVMVGSVIRSRVIGVLNMTDESGVDAKLLAVPHTKLTKLYDHVNEIGDLPELLIKQIEHYFENYKALEAGKWVKVDGWANADAARKEVMASRERYLKEEG; from the coding sequence ATGAGCTTCGACAAGGTTTCCCCAGGCAAAGAACTGCCGAACGATATCAACGTAATCATCGAGATCCCCGCCAATCACGATCCGATCAAGTACGAAGTCGACAAGGATGCAGACGCGGTATTCGTAGACCGTTTCGTAGCTACCCCGATGTTCTACCCGGCCAACTACGGCTATGTACCCCAGACCCTGTCTGAAGACGGTGATCCCCTGGACGTACTGGTTGTTGCCCCCTACCCGGTGATGGTTGGCTCCGTAATCCGCTCCCGTGTTATCGGCGTGCTGAACATGACCGATGAGTCCGGTGTGGACGCCAAGCTGCTGGCGGTTCCGCATACCAAGCTGACCAAGCTGTACGATCACGTCAATGAAATTGGCGACCTGCCGGAGCTGCTGATCAAGCAGATCGAGCACTACTTCGAAAACTACAAAGCCCTGGAAGCGGGCAAGTGGGTGAAAGTAGACGGCTGGGCCAACGCTGACGCCGCGCGCAAAGAAGTTATGGCTTCCCGCGAGCGCTATCTGAAAGAAGAAGGCTAA
- a CDS encoding iron-containing alcohol dehydrogenase, with product MSATNYTSNYTSSYTTNWNYPTAMRVGAGRISELPGLCREMGMATPMLVTDPGLAALPIMQSVVENCLVAGVPLAVFSRIKGNPTGENVQDGVGVFRAHGCDGVIALGGGSALDAGKAIALMVGQTHPIWTFEDVGDNYLKVNAAGMVPVIAVPTTAGTGSEVGRSSVITDEQAKLKKIIFHPRMLPGIVVLDPELTLGLPAPITAATGMDALSHNLEAYCAANFHPMAEGIALEAMRLIKVYLPRAVANGSDLEARMQMLTASSMGATAFQRGLGAMHALAHPLGALYDKHHGLLNAILMPYVLSANREAIEEPMSRLSRYLALPSAGFTGILDWVLFLRRDLGIPHTLAEIGIDTGQAERIGEMAAVDPSAGSNPITFDASAYRRIFESACEGNL from the coding sequence ATGAGCGCAACCAACTACACCTCCAACTACACCTCCAGCTACACCACCAACTGGAATTATCCCACCGCGATGCGCGTTGGCGCCGGTCGAATTTCCGAGCTGCCCGGACTGTGTCGGGAAATGGGCATGGCAACGCCGATGCTGGTGACGGACCCGGGCCTTGCCGCGTTGCCGATTATGCAGTCAGTGGTGGAAAACTGCCTCGTTGCCGGCGTACCACTGGCCGTATTCAGCCGCATAAAAGGCAATCCAACGGGGGAGAATGTGCAGGATGGCGTCGGCGTATTCAGGGCCCATGGCTGCGATGGGGTTATCGCTCTTGGTGGTGGTTCTGCACTGGATGCGGGCAAAGCCATTGCGCTTATGGTGGGGCAGACACACCCCATTTGGACGTTTGAGGATGTGGGAGACAATTATCTCAAGGTAAATGCTGCGGGTATGGTGCCGGTTATCGCCGTACCTACCACGGCTGGCACTGGTTCGGAGGTCGGGCGCTCTTCGGTGATCACCGATGAGCAAGCGAAACTGAAAAAGATCATTTTTCATCCGCGTATGTTGCCGGGAATTGTTGTGCTCGATCCGGAGTTGACGTTGGGCCTGCCAGCGCCGATCACCGCGGCCACGGGAATGGATGCGCTATCCCACAATCTCGAGGCCTATTGCGCAGCCAATTTTCACCCCATGGCAGAAGGGATAGCTCTTGAGGCGATGCGCCTGATCAAAGTGTACTTGCCGCGCGCTGTGGCCAACGGAAGCGATCTCGAGGCGCGAATGCAAATGCTCACTGCCTCGAGCATGGGTGCAACAGCCTTCCAGCGAGGCCTCGGTGCGATGCACGCCCTTGCGCACCCACTGGGTGCACTTTATGACAAACACCACGGGTTGCTGAATGCGATCCTGATGCCCTATGTATTGAGCGCAAACCGCGAGGCTATCGAGGAGCCAATGAGCCGTCTTTCGCGCTACCTCGCCCTGCCAAGTGCAGGCTTTACCGGCATTCTCGACTGGGTACTCTTTCTGCGGCGGGATCTGGGTATACCGCACACGCTGGCGGAGATCGGTATCGATACCGGACAGGCAGAGCGAATTGGTGAGATGGCCGCCGTGGATCCCTCTGCTGGCAGTAACCCGATAACCTTTGATGCCAGTGCCTACCGCCGAATTTTTGAAAGTGCCTGTGAGGGTAACCTGTAA